The stretch of DNA TTTTATTTCATTTTCGAGAGCCGCCACATTTTCCCGGTCGATCAGGATCGATTCCGGATTATCATACTCCACACAGGAATCTCTGAAACTTTCTTCCGCCTCTCCGTCGCTTAAAGACACATAAGTGTTCAGTGGCTGATGTTTCTGGCGGTTTGAACTTTTAATGGCAGTATAGATTTGTCTGTCAATACATATATTTGCAAAAGACTGAAAAGACGCCTCCCTGTCTGGCTGGTAATCACGGACTGCCTTAAACAGTCCGATCATCCCCTCCTGTATCAGATCATCCGTGTCTCCGCCTATCAGAAACATGGCACGAGCCTTTTTTCTGACCAGACCTTTATACTTTTCCATCAGATAATCTGCAATTGCAGATTCCCCTGCACGAAGTCTTTCGATAAGAGCTTCATCCGTCATCTCATTATATCGGCACATTTTTTCTCCGAACAGCTATGGCTGTATTTGATGTATTTATTTTGACAGTCTCTGTCTTACGATCTCAAAAGCAAGGACTCCTGCAGCTACAGAAGCGTTAAGGGAATCGATATCCCCCTTCATCGGGATCGCGGTAGTAAAATCACATTTCTCTTTTACAAGGCGGCTTACACCATTTCCCTCATTTCCGATCACAAGGCCAATAGGCCCTGTCAGATTCTGACGATACATCACCTCTCCGTCCATATCTGCACATACGAACCAGATGCCTTTTTCTTTCAGTTCATCAATAGTCTGTCCCAGATTAGCAACCTTGGCAACCGGTGTATAATTCAGTGCGCCTGCCGACGTCTTGGCAACCGTAGCAGTCAGTCCTACTGCTCTGTGTTTGGGAATGATCACACCATGAGCACCTGCAAGATTTGCGGTACGGATGATAGCTCCCAGATTATGAGGATCCTCAATATTATCAAGAAGAATGATAAACGGAGGCTCTCCTTTATCTTCTGCTTTCTTTAAGATATCCTCTACTGTGGAATAATCATAAGCCGCAACCTGTGCGATCACTCCCTGATGCGCACCTGTCTCGCTCATGGAATCCAATCGTTCCTTTGGAACAAATTTTACAATGGTATCATGTTTTCTGGCTTCTCTTGCGATGGTGCGGACCGGTCCGTCCTGACAGCCATCCAGAATAAACAGTTTATCAACACATTTACCGGAACGAAATGCCTCAAGTACCGCATTTCTTCCTTCTATCATTTCAGTCAATTTAAATTTCCTCCTTCTCAAGTCCTGCATGGACCAGTTCCAGTATCCTTGAAAAATCCTCTTTCAGGTAAAGATATCCCATCAGCGCCTCAAAACCTGTAGCACGCCGATAATCCGCCATGGTGGCATGTTTGGCCATGGTAGCGGAATGGGCATTTCTTCCTCTTCGATATACACTTTTTTCTTCTTCTGTCAAAAGTGGTTCGAGGATCTCCATCATACCCGACTGTGCAGATGCTTTTACAAGGCTGCTGGCTTTTTTGTGGAGACGATTTACCGGACAGTTCGCTTTTTTCACAAGAATAGTACGGATCACCAGCTCATAAACACCATCCCCGATATAGGCCAGTGTCAGCGGCGAATAAGTCCGAAGGTCTGCGTCTTTCAGATCAAACAGCTCTTTAAGTTTCTTTAAGCTCTCTGCCATTTCACACCTTCTCTTGTATCTTTGAGGATGATACCTTTTTTCAGGAGCTCATCACGGATCTCATCTGCTCTCTTGAAATCCTTTGCCTTTCTTGCAGCCTGGCGCTCCTGGATCAGATCCTCGATCTCTTTGTCAAGAATCTCTTCTTTTTTCTCGATTTTCAATCCCAGCACATCACTGAGCTTAAAAAGTTCCTCATAAAGGCCACCTGCAAACTCTTTTGAGCTGTTCTCATCTACGTTTGTGTTGGCAAATTTAACAAGCTCAAAAATTGCCGCAAGCGCATCTGCGGTATTAAAATCATCATCCATGGCCGCTTCAAATTTGGTAACAAAACCTTCTGCCTCTTTGAGAAGCGCAAGCTCTTCCTCTGTGATATTCTCTGACGCCCCATTGTCTTTACGGTCACTGAGCTTGCCTGCCGCCTCAAGGATACGCTCCAGAGAGTTCTTTGCTGCTTCCATAAGATCTGCGCTGAAGTTCAGCGGACTTCTGTAATGTGCGTTCAGCATAAAGAAACGAAGGACCTGAAGATCATACTGTTCACCGATCTGACGAACGGTACGGAAGTTTCCGAGAGATTTGGACATCTTGCGGTTATCGATGTTCAGGAAACCATTATGCATCCAGTATCTTGCAAAAATTTTACCATTGCAGCACTCACTCTGTGCGATCTCATTCTCATGATGCGGGAAGATCAGATCCTCACCGCCTGCATGGATATCGATCTCTTCTCCAAGATATTTCTTAGACATAACAGAGCACTCAATATGCCAGCCAGGACGTCCGTCGCACCACGGTGACGGCCAGGACGGCTCGCCCTCTTTCTTTGGTTTCCAGAGCACAAAGTCTAACGGATCTTCCTTCTGATCCTCACCGGATACCTTAAGAGAACGGAATCCCGACTGGAGATCATCCAGGTTCTTATGAGAAAGCTTGCCATAATCTTTGAATTTCTTTACACGGAAATAAACGGTCCCGTCAGCTGCCGGATATGCATATCCTTTATCAATAAGAGTCTGGATCATGTCGATCATGCCCTGGATCTCCTGTGTAGCCTGGGGTGCAGTTGTAGCAGGTTTTACATTCATATCTGCCATATCTTTCTTGCACTCTTTGATATAACGGGTAGAGATTTCCTCTGCGGAAACACCCTCTTCAATGGCCTTCTTGATGATCTTGTCATCTACATCGGTAAAGTTGGATACATAATTTACTTCATATCCTTTATATTCCATATATCTGCGCACCGTATCAAAAATGATCATAGGACGGGCATTTCCGATATGGATCAGATTGTATACCGTAGGTCCGCAGACATACATTTTAACTTTTCCTTCTTCCAGAGGTACAAATTCCTCTTTTCTGCGTGTCAGTGTGTTAAAAATCTTCATGTTACTCTTCCTCCAATTTCCCGATTCTGTACAGGGAGCAGATCGCCTGTGAGGAGATACCCTCTCCCTGTCCTGTAAATCCAAGGCCTTCCTCTGTTGTCGCCTTGATATTCAGCTGTGATATTTTAATCCCAAGTGCTTCTGCGATATTTTCTCTCATCTTCGGAATATGCGGCGCCATCTTCGGTTTCTGAGCAATGATGGTAGCATCTATATTTCCGATCGCATAGTCGTTCTCCTTCAGTAATCCGGCAACATGCACCAGAAGTTTCACACTGGAGATTCCCTTATATGCAGGATCTGTATCCGGAAAATGCTTTCCGATATCTCCAAGAGCCGCAGCTCCCAGAAGTGCATCCATGATCGCATGGATCAGAACATCCGCATCCGAATGGCCCAAAAGACCTTTTTCCCAGGGAATATCAACACCACCAAGGATCAGCTTCCTGCCCTCTGTCAGTTTATGTACATCATATCCCATTCCTACTCTCATCAAACCGTTCATCACTGCCTTTCCTGAAAATTTATGTCAAGTCAAAAGAACCTTTTATGAGCTGTTCCCGCTCAGTATGTGAGCATTTTCCGGAGTCTTAAAAGGCTCAGCCTTCTTCTTGTATACGGTGCAAGTCTGAGACTTTCCTCGATTGCTTTTCCCGGCAGTCCGATATCCCGGACTCTGCTTATGCAGCCGACGATACTCATCATCTCCTGCATATCTGTAACTGCCGGAAGAAAATCTATGATCTTAAGGATTTCCGGAAGTGCACCGGAAAGTGTTTCTATGCTCACATCATCCAGAAGTTCCGGAGTGTTTTCTTTTTCAAGT from Blautia sp. SC05B48 encodes:
- the rlmB gene encoding 23S rRNA (guanosine(2251)-2'-O)-methyltransferase RlmB, yielding MIEGRNAVLEAFRSGKCVDKLFILDGCQDGPVRTIAREARKHDTIVKFVPKERLDSMSETGAHQGVIAQVAAYDYSTVEDILKKAEDKGEPPFIILLDNIEDPHNLGAIIRTANLAGAHGVIIPKHRAVGLTATVAKTSAGALNYTPVAKVANLGQTIDELKEKGIWFVCADMDGEVMYRQNLTGPIGLVIGNEGNGVSRLVKEKCDFTTAIPMKGDIDSLNASVAAGVLAFEIVRQRLSK
- a CDS encoding Mini-ribonuclease 3, encoding MAESLKKLKELFDLKDADLRTYSPLTLAYIGDGVYELVIRTILVKKANCPVNRLHKKASSLVKASAQSGMMEILEPLLTEEEKSVYRRGRNAHSATMAKHATMADYRRATGFEALMGYLYLKEDFSRILELVHAGLEKEEI
- the ispF gene encoding 2-C-methyl-D-erythritol 2,4-cyclodiphosphate synthase; the encoded protein is MRVGMGYDVHKLTEGRKLILGGVDIPWEKGLLGHSDADVLIHAIMDALLGAAALGDIGKHFPDTDPAYKGISSVKLLVHVAGLLKENDYAIGNIDATIIAQKPKMAPHIPKMRENIAEALGIKISQLNIKATTEEGLGFTGQGEGISSQAICSLYRIGKLEEE
- the sigH gene encoding RNA polymerase sporulation sigma factor SigH — translated: MCRYNEMTDEALIERLRAGESAIADYLMEKYKGLVRKKARAMFLIGGDTDDLIQEGMIGLFKAVRDYQPDREASFQSFANICIDRQIYTAIKSSNRQKHQPLNTYVSLSDGEAEESFRDSCVEYDNPESILIDRENVAALENEIKKSLSPLENRILQLYLDGNGYMDIARILGKTPKSIDNALQRIRGKIKSYF
- the cysS gene encoding cysteine--tRNA ligase codes for the protein MKIFNTLTRRKEEFVPLEEGKVKMYVCGPTVYNLIHIGNARPMIIFDTVRRYMEYKGYEVNYVSNFTDVDDKIIKKAIEEGVSAEEISTRYIKECKKDMADMNVKPATTAPQATQEIQGMIDMIQTLIDKGYAYPAADGTVYFRVKKFKDYGKLSHKNLDDLQSGFRSLKVSGEDQKEDPLDFVLWKPKKEGEPSWPSPWCDGRPGWHIECSVMSKKYLGEEIDIHAGGEDLIFPHHENEIAQSECCNGKIFARYWMHNGFLNIDNRKMSKSLGNFRTVRQIGEQYDLQVLRFFMLNAHYRSPLNFSADLMEAAKNSLERILEAAGKLSDRKDNGASENITEEELALLKEAEGFVTKFEAAMDDDFNTADALAAIFELVKFANTNVDENSSKEFAGGLYEELFKLSDVLGLKIEKKEEILDKEIEDLIQERQAARKAKDFKRADEIRDELLKKGIILKDTREGVKWQRA